In Amycolatopsis coloradensis, one genomic interval encodes:
- a CDS encoding trehalose-6-phosphate synthase produces MTMTPGRAPLVVASNRGPVELRVDEDGRVVENRGGGGLIGVLGPALASRNGTWVAAALTEEDRRAARTRESGTVVELPEGAVRLRSLDLDRQDYDGYYRDISNGLLWFLHHQMLDPAREPVIDAGLRESWRAFRRINARFASACASEVAPSGRVLLQDYHLSLAPRQLRTARPDVGIAHFTMIPWADPATFRALPPDLATELLDGMLGADLLAFLVPRWAEAFVATCEAAGYPVDRGRATVTDRDGRRVGICCLPVGVDPDRLRQASAGAPAEAHRRELRRLVGDRRLVVRVDRMEPSKNLLRGLDGFAELIGRDPSRRERVVHYVLAYSSRQGVPAYQAYDREVRRRVQLINERFGTPDWQPVVLETRNDFERGLAALTLADVLVVNAVRDGMNLVAKEGPVVSRRDLALVLSTEVGAADELGDAAIMVHPFDVSALADGIAAGLDMPRAERSERLTRLRKAAGALPPRQWLAQAVHELDQRLARTEDPRTDQESESTGNRPHLA; encoded by the coding sequence ATGACCATGACACCTGGGCGGGCGCCGCTGGTCGTCGCCTCGAACCGCGGCCCGGTCGAGCTGCGCGTGGACGAAGACGGCCGGGTGGTGGAGAACCGCGGCGGCGGCGGGCTGATCGGCGTGCTCGGACCGGCGTTGGCCAGCCGGAACGGAACCTGGGTCGCCGCGGCGCTCACCGAGGAGGACCGGCGCGCGGCCCGAACACGGGAAAGCGGGACGGTTGTCGAGCTGCCGGAAGGCGCGGTCCGGCTGCGGTCGCTTGACCTGGACCGACAGGACTACGACGGCTACTACCGCGACATTTCCAACGGGTTGTTGTGGTTCCTGCACCACCAGATGCTCGATCCTGCCCGTGAGCCGGTGATAGACGCGGGGCTGCGCGAAAGCTGGCGGGCCTTCCGTCGGATCAACGCGCGGTTCGCGAGCGCGTGCGCGAGCGAAGTCGCACCGTCCGGCCGGGTCCTGCTCCAGGACTACCACCTGTCGCTGGCCCCGCGGCAGCTCCGCACCGCGCGGCCGGATGTCGGAATCGCCCACTTCACCATGATCCCGTGGGCCGATCCGGCCACCTTCCGCGCGCTGCCGCCGGACCTGGCCACCGAGCTGCTCGACGGCATGCTCGGAGCCGACCTGCTCGCCTTCCTCGTGCCCCGCTGGGCAGAAGCGTTCGTCGCGACCTGCGAGGCCGCCGGCTACCCGGTGGATCGCGGCCGCGCCACGGTCACCGACCGCGACGGCAGGCGGGTCGGGATCTGTTGCCTTCCGGTCGGTGTCGATCCCGACCGGCTACGCCAGGCCTCCGCGGGCGCACCCGCGGAGGCGCACCGCCGAGAGCTGCGGCGGCTGGTCGGCGACCGCCGGCTGGTCGTGCGCGTCGACCGGATGGAACCCTCGAAGAACCTGCTCCGCGGGCTGGACGGGTTCGCCGAACTCATCGGCAGGGACCCGTCCCGGCGCGAACGAGTGGTGCACTACGTCCTCGCCTACTCCTCGCGCCAGGGCGTTCCGGCCTACCAGGCCTATGACCGCGAGGTCCGCCGTCGCGTCCAGCTGATCAACGAGCGGTTCGGAACGCCGGATTGGCAACCCGTGGTGCTGGAGACCCGCAACGACTTCGAGCGTGGCCTAGCCGCGCTTACGCTGGCTGACGTCCTGGTGGTCAACGCGGTCCGGGACGGCATGAACCTCGTGGCCAAGGAGGGCCCGGTGGTCAGCCGCCGTGATCTCGCGCTCGTGCTGTCCACCGAGGTGGGCGCGGCCGACGAACTCGGCGATGCCGCGATCATGGTGCACCCCTTCGACGTCAGCGCACTGGCCGACGGCATCGCGGCGGGGCTGGACATGCCGCGGGCCGAGCGGTCGGAGCGGCTGACCCGGCTGCGCAAGGCGGCGGGCGCGCTGCCGCCCCGGCAGTGGTTGGCCCAGGCCGTGCACGAACTCGACCAGCGGTTGGCCCGCACCGAAGATCCGCGGACCGATCAGGAATCGGAAAGCACCGGAAACCGGCCTCACCTCGCGTGA
- a CDS encoding VOC family protein, giving the protein MTIYRMDHAGIVVEDLAAAIAFFVELGLELEGESVVEGKWVDQILGLDDVRADIAFVRTPDGHSRVELSAFRTPVATGAGPRMQPNTPGISRLTFAVDAIDDLLGRLRAHGAELVGEVAQYEDYCRFCYIRGPGGIIIGLVEEL; this is encoded by the coding sequence ATGACGATCTACCGGATGGATCACGCCGGCATTGTGGTCGAGGATCTCGCGGCCGCTATCGCGTTCTTCGTCGAACTCGGCCTGGAACTGGAGGGCGAGTCAGTGGTCGAGGGTAAATGGGTGGACCAGATCCTCGGGCTTGACGACGTCCGAGCGGACATCGCCTTCGTGCGGACCCCGGACGGCCACAGCCGGGTCGAACTGTCGGCCTTCCGCACGCCGGTGGCCACCGGTGCCGGGCCGAGGATGCAGCCGAACACCCCGGGCATCTCTCGCCTCACGTTCGCCGTCGACGCCATCGACGACCTCCTCGGCCGCCTGCGCGCCCACGGCGCCGAACTCGTGGGCGAGGTGGCGCAGTACGAGGACTACTGCCGGTTCTGCTACATCCGCGGCCCCGGGGGCATCATCATCGGGCTGGTCGAGGAGCTCTGA
- a CDS encoding ABC transporter substrate-binding protein, protein MSIEPSNREDHRVEVFAWATDDDPERAIEKAAVDSLAGVFAQRCPEREFVNPVLARGGQADPVAALRSRLRENDPPDSFQVHPGGELMDYIDAGQLADLNDQFAQWGLIDVLPKGLLDAITVNGSIYCVPAGIHRLLLWSNLEALAKAGLTDQPTTLDEFIHHLDVLRASGVDHPLALGANWTQLELLEGLLLAELGAERFEALWTAKADWSKGDVTGVLDDYKRLLSYSNPDRDNLHWTEAAKLLSSGRAGYLFMGDWVVGELERNGFTDYSYQPFPGADGTFQWLGDAFVQPENAPNAAGANDWLKTVASLEGQLAFNTRKGSIPARGDARPADYPAYQRAAIADFKRLRLVPSCAHGSACTPAETVAVISAVGGFSSTGSVADLQAAIAACIR, encoded by the coding sequence ATGAGTATCGAGCCCTCGAACCGAGAGGACCACAGAGTCGAGGTCTTCGCATGGGCGACCGACGACGATCCCGAGAGGGCCATCGAGAAGGCCGCGGTCGACTCCCTCGCAGGGGTGTTCGCCCAACGGTGTCCCGAGCGGGAATTCGTCAATCCGGTCCTCGCCAGAGGTGGGCAGGCGGACCCGGTAGCGGCACTCCGGTCCCGGTTGCGGGAAAACGACCCGCCGGACAGTTTCCAAGTGCATCCCGGCGGGGAACTGATGGACTACATCGACGCCGGACAACTCGCGGATCTCAACGACCAGTTCGCGCAGTGGGGTCTGATCGATGTCCTGCCAAAGGGTCTGCTCGACGCCATCACCGTGAACGGGAGCATCTACTGTGTGCCCGCGGGTATCCACCGCTTGTTGCTGTGGAGCAACCTGGAGGCGCTGGCAAAGGCTGGACTCACTGACCAGCCCACGACCCTCGACGAGTTCATCCACCACCTGGACGTGCTCCGCGCCTCCGGCGTCGATCACCCGCTCGCGCTCGGCGCGAATTGGACCCAGCTTGAACTTCTCGAGGGGCTTCTGCTCGCCGAACTCGGAGCCGAACGGTTCGAGGCGCTGTGGACCGCGAAGGCCGACTGGTCCAAAGGTGACGTCACCGGGGTGCTCGACGACTACAAGAGGCTGCTGTCGTACTCGAACCCGGACCGCGACAACTTGCACTGGACCGAGGCGGCGAAGCTGTTGAGCAGCGGCAGAGCCGGCTACCTGTTCATGGGCGACTGGGTCGTCGGCGAGTTGGAGCGCAACGGGTTCACCGATTATTCGTACCAGCCGTTCCCGGGTGCCGACGGGACCTTCCAGTGGCTCGGCGACGCATTCGTCCAGCCCGAGAACGCCCCCAACGCGGCGGGAGCGAACGACTGGCTGAAGACCGTGGCCAGCCTCGAGGGTCAGCTGGCCTTCAACACCAGGAAGGGGTCCATCCCCGCTCGCGGTGACGCACGCCCCGCCGACTATCCGGCATACCAGCGGGCGGCGATCGCGGACTTCAAGCGGCTGAGGCTTGTCCCGTCGTGTGCGCACGGCTCGGCATGCACGCCCGCCGAGACGGTCGCGGTCATCTCCGCGGTCGGCGGCTTCTCCTCGACAGGCAGCGTCGCGGACTTGCAGGCCGCCATCGCGGCCTGCATCCGGTGA
- a CDS encoding acyltransferase: MSDSNGDRARLVPVSPGSGSATTQPSKTLDSLTGIRFVAALMTFLFHITVLVNPLDFSWPAISPFADTGLAESIYWFFGYSGYIGLSFFFVLSGFVITWSAKPGTSARAFIRRRLVKVFPNHLVMWAAVMLLFAGGVVSWQVWLPNLFLVQSWFPTYTISQSMNVPAWSLCAELLFYLSFPFLVKPLFRLSSRGLWIGAAAMVVGLGLYQLAVSTFIPGPAAGSGVPMSDTQYWLAYLFPVGRIFEFLLGMFLARIVITGQWPARLGPLVATLIMAVGYAATLFVPVQLALNLITLAPIGIVVAAFANADLRGTRTLVRGKRMVFLGKISFGFYMCQAVTVFYFRAVTGGPKYDLAGALLLSLGMFAMTLLGGWLLFRFVETPMMRRFGRKPGEPAAPVQPRGADLKSPDASEERSAA; the protein is encoded by the coding sequence GTGAGTGACAGCAACGGCGACAGGGCGAGGCTTGTGCCGGTCAGCCCCGGCTCCGGTAGTGCGACAACACAGCCGTCGAAGACGCTGGACTCGTTGACAGGGATACGTTTTGTCGCCGCCCTTATGACGTTCCTCTTCCACATCACCGTTCTGGTCAACCCGCTCGATTTCAGCTGGCCGGCGATCAGTCCGTTCGCCGACACCGGCCTCGCGGAGTCGATTTACTGGTTCTTCGGCTACAGCGGCTACATCGGACTCTCCTTTTTCTTCGTACTCAGTGGATTCGTGATCACCTGGTCAGCGAAGCCCGGTACGTCGGCGCGAGCGTTCATCCGCCGCAGGCTGGTGAAGGTCTTCCCCAACCACCTGGTCATGTGGGCGGCGGTGATGCTGTTGTTCGCCGGCGGCGTCGTCAGCTGGCAGGTGTGGCTGCCCAACCTCTTCCTGGTGCAGTCGTGGTTCCCGACCTACACGATCAGCCAGTCCATGAACGTGCCGGCCTGGTCGCTGTGCGCCGAGCTGCTCTTCTACCTGTCCTTCCCCTTCCTCGTGAAGCCGCTCTTCCGGCTGTCCTCACGCGGGTTGTGGATCGGGGCGGCGGCGATGGTCGTCGGCCTCGGGTTGTACCAGCTGGCCGTCTCCACCTTCATCCCCGGCCCGGCCGCCGGTTCCGGGGTGCCCATGTCCGACACGCAGTACTGGCTCGCCTATCTCTTCCCGGTCGGGCGCATCTTCGAGTTCCTGCTCGGCATGTTCCTTGCTCGCATCGTCATCACGGGACAGTGGCCTGCCCGGCTCGGCCCGCTGGTCGCGACACTGATCATGGCGGTCGGCTACGCCGCCACCTTGTTCGTACCGGTGCAGCTGGCACTCAACCTGATCACCCTCGCCCCGATCGGTATCGTGGTGGCCGCCTTCGCCAACGCGGACCTGCGGGGAACGCGAACCCTTGTCCGCGGCAAGCGCATGGTGTTCCTCGGGAAGATCTCCTTCGGTTTCTACATGTGCCAGGCTGTGACGGTCTTCTACTTCCGGGCCGTGACGGGCGGTCCGAAGTACGACCTGGCGGGCGCCCTGCTGCTCTCGCTCGGCATGTTCGCCATGACCCTGCTCGGTGGATGGCTCCTGTTCCGTTTCGTGGAGACACCCATGATGCGCCGGTTCGGCCGCAAGCCGGGCGAGCCCGCGGCGCCGGTTCAGCCGCGCGGCGCCGATCTGAAGTCTCCTGACGCGAGCGAGGAACGTAGCGCGGCATGA
- a CDS encoding thioesterase II family protein: MMNARTTGRWLIRGPARPGRPRLFCFPHGGGAAAEFVRWSRLLPDVEISAVELPGRGSRLSEPVLTRMDELVAEVVGIMPAGAPYAMFGHSFGALVAYEVTRELRRAGRGLPNHLIVSGFPAPSIPRTEPSIHHLPEDDLLNEVGRRHGGLSSEVLADPERKTRVARYLRADYQILETYEWRADTPLPVPLTVFGGSEDAIGADALRAWQRHVTGEIGVRCFPGDHFYFRQHKETVLRALAGVVRTTAPADRAA; the protein is encoded by the coding sequence ATGATGAACGCGCGCACGACCGGCCGATGGCTCATCCGGGGCCCAGCGCGGCCCGGCAGGCCACGGCTGTTCTGTTTCCCGCACGGCGGAGGTGCCGCGGCGGAATTCGTCCGTTGGTCACGCCTTCTTCCCGACGTCGAGATCAGCGCCGTCGAACTGCCCGGTCGCGGTTCCCGCCTTTCCGAACCCGTACTGACGCGAATGGACGAACTGGTCGCCGAGGTGGTCGGCATCATGCCGGCCGGCGCGCCGTACGCGATGTTCGGACACAGCTTCGGCGCACTGGTGGCCTACGAAGTCACCAGGGAACTGCGCCGCGCCGGGCGCGGGCTGCCGAACCACCTGATCGTCTCCGGCTTCCCGGCACCCTCGATACCGCGTACCGAGCCGTCCATCCACCATCTGCCCGAAGACGACCTCCTCAACGAGGTGGGCAGGCGACACGGCGGCCTGTCCAGCGAGGTTCTGGCCGATCCCGAGCGGAAGACCAGGGTCGCCCGATACCTTCGGGCCGACTACCAGATCCTGGAAACCTACGAATGGCGCGCCGACACCCCGTTGCCCGTGCCGCTGACCGTGTTCGGCGGCAGCGAAGACGCGATCGGCGCCGATGCGCTGCGCGCATGGCAACGGCACGTGACCGGTGAGATCGGCGTTCGCTGTTTCCCCGGCGATCACTTCTATTTCCGGCAGCACAAGGAAACGGTGCTGCGCGCCCTGGCCGGCGTCGTGCGGACGACCGCCCCCGCGGACCGGGCGGCGTGA
- a CDS encoding acyltransferase, giving the protein MTQESIEVRGGARPALTSLRFFGALLVFITHAAYLAPFASVALAGGFIFIGINAGHFGVSLFFVLSGFVLTWSTGAGVRWRDFYRRRFMRIIPSHLVVFVPALVVTLLVAGIGLFPLLFNYLFLLQAWVWDFGFASQSPNPPTWTLGVEIFFYALFPLFYMLVRRIRHNRVWHWWVATGLLVLAITIVVGAILPSGPPSPAFPSGTWLQHKALLFFPVTRLPDFVIGMLTARLVQEGRFLKIGVGWAMAFTTVVYVATLFLPPIYGYSGMWAFPAALLIGAAATRDPRRPGLLESRPALWAGETTYAFYLVHLPLLLFALYVAGNGSLAGAKMGTVPGILFLLGMFVVSLLVARLLFVTVERPAMRRWGRSRRTGPGLRPVTVGGEDTVRSDDGEPERPGRAAA; this is encoded by the coding sequence GTGACTCAGGAATCGATCGAGGTGCGCGGGGGCGCGCGCCCGGCGCTGACGAGCCTCCGGTTCTTCGGCGCCTTGCTGGTTTTCATCACCCACGCCGCGTACCTGGCGCCGTTCGCGAGCGTTGCCCTCGCGGGCGGCTTCATCTTCATCGGCATCAATGCCGGGCACTTCGGTGTGTCGTTGTTCTTCGTGCTCAGCGGTTTCGTTCTCACTTGGTCGACCGGGGCGGGGGTCCGGTGGCGCGACTTCTACCGCCGACGCTTCATGAGGATCATCCCGAGCCACCTCGTGGTGTTCGTCCCGGCGCTCGTCGTGACGTTGCTGGTCGCGGGGATCGGGCTCTTCCCGCTCCTGTTCAATTACCTGTTCCTGCTGCAGGCTTGGGTCTGGGACTTCGGTTTCGCGTCGCAATCCCCCAACCCCCCGACGTGGACGCTGGGGGTCGAGATCTTCTTCTACGCCCTGTTCCCGCTGTTCTACATGCTGGTGCGGCGGATCCGGCACAACCGAGTGTGGCACTGGTGGGTGGCCACCGGGCTGCTCGTCCTCGCCATCACGATCGTGGTCGGCGCGATCCTCCCGAGCGGCCCGCCCAGCCCCGCCTTCCCCAGCGGCACCTGGCTGCAGCACAAGGCGCTCCTGTTCTTTCCCGTCACCCGGTTGCCCGACTTCGTGATCGGCATGCTCACCGCGCGCCTGGTGCAGGAGGGTCGGTTCTTGAAGATCGGTGTCGGGTGGGCGATGGCCTTCACCACGGTTGTCTACGTCGCCACGCTTTTCCTGCCGCCCATCTACGGGTACTCGGGAATGTGGGCCTTCCCGGCGGCGCTGCTGATCGGCGCGGCGGCCACGCGCGACCCGCGCCGGCCGGGGTTGCTGGAGAGCCGCCCCGCCCTTTGGGCAGGCGAGACCACCTACGCGTTCTACCTGGTGCACCTGCCGTTGCTGTTGTTCGCGCTCTACGTGGCCGGGAACGGGTCACTGGCCGGCGCGAAGATGGGCACGGTGCCGGGGATCCTCTTCCTGCTTGGCATGTTCGTCGTCTCGCTGCTCGTGGCCCGGCTGTTGTTCGTCACCGTCGAGCGGCCCGCGATGCGGCGCTGGGGGCGCTCGCGGCGCACCGGCCCCGGCCTGCGGCCCGTCACGGTGGGCGGCGAGGACACCGTGCGGTCCGACGACGGCGAGCCCGAACGCCCTGGGCGTGCCGCGGCCTGA
- a CDS encoding macrolide family glycosyltransferase, translated as MLPLVPELLSRGHRVTYATGPECVPAVTAAGAKVITIPARVPPMYWPEGANDERVDGMLSALSTGVGESLPILLREFTQDPPDVLCYDLTTEVGRILAKILDVPSAALVPHFAFNEDLGMRDAIAIEEDWSSQDPGWPWHRYLAAMEEIAARYGVTWKDDALDGTAPADLNLVLIPKDFQYKAETFDERFQFIGPLDNSRVQIGQWAPRNPAAELLFISFGTLFNNNPQFYRTCFEAFGDLDWEVAMAAHKLDVAELGPIPSNFEVRPHFPQLDVLRNASAVVSHTGIKTLMDATTCGVPMVIVPPVPMCKLIARRAEAVGLARCLDPVTLDAETLRNAVEQIPHDEEIRLGVKRYQQLIADCGGAKAGADALEAYRG; from the coding sequence ATGCTTCCGCTGGTCCCGGAGTTACTTTCTCGTGGCCACCGCGTCACTTACGCGACGGGCCCGGAGTGCGTACCCGCGGTCACGGCCGCCGGTGCGAAGGTCATCACCATCCCGGCCCGGGTGCCCCCCATGTACTGGCCGGAGGGGGCGAACGACGAACGTGTCGACGGGATGCTGAGCGCGCTGTCCACTGGCGTCGGGGAGAGCCTTCCGATCCTTTTGCGCGAGTTCACACAGGACCCGCCCGATGTGCTGTGCTACGACCTGACCACCGAGGTCGGGCGGATCCTGGCGAAGATTCTCGACGTGCCGTCGGCGGCGTTGGTGCCCCATTTCGCGTTCAACGAGGACCTCGGGATGCGTGACGCCATCGCGATCGAGGAGGATTGGAGTTCGCAGGACCCTGGGTGGCCGTGGCACCGCTACCTCGCGGCGATGGAGGAGATCGCGGCGAGGTATGGCGTGACGTGGAAGGACGACGCCCTCGACGGAACCGCGCCCGCTGATCTGAATCTTGTGCTGATTCCCAAGGATTTCCAGTACAAGGCCGAGACGTTCGACGAGCGGTTCCAATTCATCGGGCCGCTGGACAACAGCCGGGTCCAGATCGGGCAGTGGGCGCCGAGGAACCCCGCCGCGGAATTGTTGTTCATTTCGTTCGGCACGTTGTTCAACAACAATCCTCAGTTCTACCGCACTTGTTTCGAAGCGTTCGGTGATCTCGATTGGGAGGTCGCGATGGCCGCGCACAAGCTGGATGTCGCCGAACTCGGTCCCATTCCATCGAACTTCGAGGTGCGTCCGCATTTCCCGCAGCTCGACGTCTTGCGAAATGCCTCGGCGGTCGTGTCGCACACGGGGATCAAGACCCTTATGGATGCCACGACATGCGGCGTCCCGATGGTGATCGTGCCACCGGTGCCGATGTGCAAGCTGATCGCGCGGCGTGCCGAGGCTGTGGGCCTGGCCCGATGCCTCGACCCCGTCACCCTGGACGCCGAGACGCTGCGGAACGCCGTCGAACAGATCCCGCACGACGAGGAGATCCGTCTCGGTGTCAAGCGATACCAGCAGCTCATCGCCGACTGCGGTGGCGCGAAGGCGGGGGCGGACGCACTCGAGGCGTACCGAGGCTGA
- the rfbH gene encoding lipopolysaccharide biosynthesis protein RfbH: MSDRKEKLLDDVAKYHADVSTSRPFVPGHTEIWPAGAVLDAADRTALVEAALDLRIAHGRSAREFESAFARRIGVRKALLTNSGSSANLLGITALTSPLLGKRRLRPGDEVITVAAGFPTTVNPVVQNGLVPVFVDVDLKTYNATVEQVAAAIGPRTRGIALAHTLGNPFPAAEIASLAREHDLFLLEDNCDAVGSLYDGKPTGTFGDLATTSFYPAHHLTMGEGGSVLTSRPLLAKIVESLRDWGRDCWCAPGASDTCCKRFVQQKGTLPAGYDHKYVYSHVGFNLKSTDIQAALGLSQLDKLDWFTSVRRENWARLRAALEGTPYLLLPSATPGSTPSWFGFVLTLTADAPFGRPELIRFLEERKIGTRHLFAGNLTRHPAYQDVRYRVVGELTNSDIITERSFWVGVYPGLTAEMIDYIAASIRSFAENRGRAVA, encoded by the coding sequence ATGAGCGACCGCAAGGAAAAACTACTAGACGACGTGGCCAAGTACCACGCCGATGTCAGCACGTCCCGACCGTTCGTTCCGGGGCATACCGAGATCTGGCCCGCGGGCGCGGTGCTGGATGCCGCCGACCGCACCGCGCTGGTCGAGGCGGCTCTCGACCTGCGGATCGCGCATGGGCGCTCGGCGCGGGAGTTCGAGTCGGCGTTCGCGCGCCGCATCGGGGTCCGCAAGGCGCTGCTGACCAACTCGGGGTCTTCGGCCAACCTGCTGGGGATCACGGCCCTTACCTCGCCGTTGCTCGGAAAGCGTCGCCTGCGGCCGGGGGACGAGGTCATCACCGTCGCCGCCGGCTTCCCGACCACGGTGAACCCAGTGGTGCAGAACGGCTTGGTCCCGGTGTTCGTCGACGTCGACCTGAAGACTTACAACGCGACGGTGGAACAGGTGGCGGCGGCCATCGGTCCGCGGACGCGGGGGATCGCGCTGGCACATACGCTGGGCAACCCCTTCCCGGCCGCCGAGATCGCGTCGCTGGCCCGTGAGCACGACCTGTTCCTGCTCGAGGACAACTGCGACGCCGTCGGCTCGCTGTATGACGGCAAGCCGACGGGCACTTTCGGCGACCTCGCGACTACGAGCTTCTACCCCGCGCACCATCTCACGATGGGCGAGGGTGGCAGTGTGCTGACGTCCAGGCCCCTGCTCGCCAAGATCGTCGAGTCGCTGCGGGACTGGGGCCGCGACTGCTGGTGCGCGCCGGGCGCGAGCGACACCTGCTGCAAGCGATTCGTGCAGCAGAAGGGCACGTTGCCCGCCGGCTATGACCACAAGTACGTCTACTCCCACGTCGGTTTCAACCTCAAGTCCACCGATATCCAGGCCGCGCTCGGTCTCTCCCAGCTCGACAAGCTCGACTGGTTCACCTCGGTCCGGCGGGAGAATTGGGCCCGGTTGCGGGCGGCGTTGGAGGGAACGCCCTACCTGCTGCTGCCCTCGGCGACCCCTGGCAGCACCCCGAGTTGGTTCGGCTTCGTGCTCACCCTCACCGCGGACGCCCCCTTCGGCAGGCCGGAGCTGATCCGGTTCCTCGAGGAACGCAAGATCGGCACCCGTCACCTGTTCGCGGGCAACCTCACCCGGCACCCCGCCTACCAGGATGTGCGCTATCGCGTCGTCGGGGAGCTCACCAAC